In the genome of Falsirhodobacter halotolerans, one region contains:
- a CDS encoding dihydrofolate reductase → MLTLIAGLARNNAIGRGNTIPWDAPEDMAFFARETAGGAVIMGRHTWDSLPKRPLPRRMNIVVTSHTVECEAAASVQGALALAAKAGHARVYGMGGRGIYEALLPVADRLLLTFVDVDVPDADTFFPAVNFNDWRAVQTMTLRPEGPACTLTEYLRR, encoded by the coding sequence ATGCTGACTCTGATCGCGGGGCTCGCGCGCAACAACGCCATCGGGCGGGGCAACACGATCCCGTGGGACGCGCCCGAGGACATGGCCTTTTTCGCCCGCGAAACGGCGGGCGGCGCGGTCATCATGGGGCGGCACACCTGGGACAGCCTGCCGAAACGCCCGCTGCCCCGCCGGATGAACATCGTCGTCACCTCGCACACGGTGGAGTGCGAGGCGGCGGCCTCGGTCCAGGGGGCACTGGCGCTTGCGGCAAAGGCAGGCCATGCGCGGGTCTATGGGATGGGCGGGCGCGGCATTTACGAGGCGCTGCTGCCCGTGGCCGATCGGCTTCTGCTGACATTCGTGGACGTGGACGTGCCCGACGCCGACACGTTTTTCCCCGCGGTGAATTTCAACGACTGGCGCGCGGTGCAGACGATGACCCTGCGACCCGAGGGGCCCGCCTGCACCCTGACCGAATACCTGCGGCGCTAG
- the mfd gene encoding transcription-repair coupling factor, producing the protein MSKAIILGGAPEGYDARLLAKELGKGAPVIHIARDDKRLAAMRTALQAMAPAVAVLEFPAWDCLPYDRVSPNPALAARRMATLAALAQGVTGAFVLLTTLNAATQRVPARATVAGASFSARLGDRVDEGRLREYLARMGYTPVTTVAEPGDFAIRGGIIDIFPPEGDPVRLDLFGDTLDGLRRFDPETQRSTEKLSALDLAPVSEVMLDEAAITRFRQNYRVEFGAGGANDPLYEAVSAGRKHQGMEHWLPFFHDRLETIFDYLPDATIMVDDQVTPARLSRWEGIADQYDARKEAAAQKARVDTVYKPVAPDALYLDDAAWETAVAAHRRIQLSPLAQAPGPGVVDAGGRIGRSFAPERQQENISLFAALASHVQTLRKTGQVVIASWSEGARERLSGLLDDQDIKSTHVADFRDVPEGKGGVFLMIWPLDAGFTAPGLAVISEQDVLGDRLISTPKRKRKAENFLRDLETLSPGDLVVHVEHGVGRYLGLETLRVPQPPSNRPGPPHDYLHLVYAEDAKLYLPVENIELLSRYGHEDGLLDKLGGGAWQAKKARLKERIREIADRLMRIAAERHLRHAPILEAPHQMWEAFAARFPYQETDDQLAAIADVVSDLEAGRPMDRLVVGDVGFGKTEVAMRAAFVAALAGMQVAVICPTTLLARQHFRSFAERFRGFPMVVRQLSRFVPAKEAAATRAGLADGSVDICIGTHALLAKGIKIQRLGLLIIDEEQHFGVSHKERLKEMRSEVHVLTLTATPIPRTLQLSLTGVRDLSIIATPPVDRLAIRTYVSEFDAVTLREALLRERYRGGQSFFVVPRISDLPEIEAFLKEQVPEVSYIIANGQLAAGDLDERMNAFYDGKFDVLLATTIVESGLDIPTANTMIVYRADMFGLSQLYQIRGRVGRSKTRAYCFLTTKPRSPLTPQAQKRLKLLASLDSLGAGFNLASHDMDLRGAGNLLGDEQSGHIKEVGYELYQNMLEETIRKLRSGEIGGLTDADDHWAPQISLGVPVLIPEDYIPDLDIRLGLYRRLSALTTKVEMEGFAAELIDRFGPLPREVNTLMLVVRIKAMCKRAGISRLDAGPKGATIQFHNDRFADPAGLVDFVQAQPGAKIVGNKIAVAVDWPTEADRIRGSFGLAKALAEKVVKPKRH; encoded by the coding sequence ATGTCCAAAGCGATCATTCTGGGCGGCGCGCCCGAGGGGTATGACGCCCGGCTTCTGGCCAAGGAACTGGGCAAGGGCGCGCCCGTCATCCACATCGCGCGCGACGACAAGCGTCTGGCGGCGATGCGGACGGCGTTGCAGGCGATGGCGCCGGCGGTGGCGGTGCTGGAGTTTCCGGCATGGGACTGCCTGCCCTACGACCGGGTCTCGCCCAATCCCGCGCTGGCCGCCCGCCGGATGGCGACGCTGGCCGCGCTGGCGCAGGGGGTGACGGGGGCGTTCGTCCTGCTGACAACGCTGAACGCGGCGACGCAGCGCGTGCCGGCCCGTGCGACCGTGGCGGGGGCCAGCTTCTCGGCCCGCCTGGGCGACCGGGTGGATGAGGGGCGTTTGCGCGAATACCTCGCGCGCATGGGCTATACCCCCGTGACGACCGTGGCCGAGCCGGGCGATTTCGCGATCCGCGGCGGCATCATCGACATCTTTCCGCCCGAGGGGGATCCCGTGCGTCTCGACCTGTTCGGCGACACGCTGGACGGTCTGCGCAGGTTCGATCCCGAGACCCAACGCTCCACCGAGAAGCTGTCGGCGTTGGACCTTGCGCCGGTGTCGGAAGTGATGCTGGACGAGGCCGCGATCACCCGTTTCCGCCAGAATTACCGTGTCGAATTCGGGGCGGGCGGGGCGAATGACCCGCTTTATGAAGCGGTGAGCGCGGGGCGCAAGCATCAGGGGATGGAGCATTGGCTGCCCTTCTTCCATGACCGGCTGGAGACGATCTTCGATTATCTGCCGGACGCCACGATCATGGTGGACGATCAGGTCACGCCCGCGCGTCTGTCCCGTTGGGAAGGGATCGCGGATCAATACGATGCCCGCAAGGAGGCGGCGGCGCAGAAGGCGCGGGTGGACACCGTCTATAAGCCCGTGGCCCCCGACGCCCTCTATCTGGACGATGCGGCGTGGGAGACGGCGGTGGCCGCGCACCGGCGTATCCAGTTGTCGCCCTTGGCGCAGGCCCCCGGTCCCGGCGTGGTGGATGCGGGCGGGCGGATCGGGCGCAGCTTCGCCCCGGAACGGCAACAGGAAAACATCAGCCTTTTCGCGGCCTTGGCGTCCCATGTTCAGACGCTGCGCAAGACGGGGCAGGTGGTCATCGCCAGTTGGTCCGAGGGCGCGCGCGAGCGTTTGTCGGGCCTTTTGGACGATCAGGATATCAAAAGCACCCACGTCGCCGATTTCCGCGATGTGCCCGAGGGCAAGGGTGGCGTGTTCCTGATGATCTGGCCGCTGGATGCGGGGTTCACGGCGCCGGGACTTGCGGTGATCTCCGAACAGGACGTGCTGGGCGATCGGCTGATTTCCACCCCCAAGCGCAAGCGCAAGGCCGAGAATTTCCTTCGCGATCTGGAAACCCTGTCGCCCGGCGATCTGGTGGTGCATGTCGAACACGGCGTCGGCCGTTATCTGGGGTTGGAGACGTTGCGCGTGCCGCAGCCGCCCTCGAACCGACCCGGCCCGCCGCACGACTATCTGCATCTGGTCTATGCCGAGGATGCGAAACTCTACCTGCCGGTGGAGAATATCGAACTCCTGTCCCGTTACGGGCATGAGGACGGTCTTTTGGACAAGCTGGGCGGTGGTGCGTGGCAGGCCAAGAAGGCGCGCCTGAAAGAGCGTATCCGCGAGATTGCCGACCGCCTGATGCGCATCGCCGCAGAACGTCATCTGCGCCATGCCCCCATTCTGGAAGCGCCCCATCAGATGTGGGAGGCGTTCGCCGCCCGCTTCCCCTATCAGGAGACCGACGACCAGCTGGCCGCCATTGCCGATGTGGTGTCCGATCTGGAAGCCGGTCGCCCGATGGACCGCCTGGTCGTGGGCGATGTGGGTTTCGGCAAGACGGAGGTGGCGATGCGCGCGGCCTTCGTCGCCGCCCTGGCGGGGATGCAGGTCGCGGTGATCTGCCCCACGACGCTTCTGGCGCGTCAGCACTTCCGCAGCTTTGCCGAACGGTTTCGCGGATTTCCGATGGTGGTGCGGCAGCTGTCGCGCTTCGTTCCCGCGAAAGAGGCGGCGGCCACCCGCGCCGGACTGGCCGATGGCAGCGTGGACATCTGCATCGGCACCCACGCCCTTCTGGCCAAGGGCATCAAGATCCAGCGCCTTGGTCTGCTGATCATCGACGAGGAGCAGCATTTCGGCGTGTCCCACAAGGAACGCCTGAAGGAGATGCGGTCCGAGGTGCACGTCCTGACCCTGACCGCCACGCCCATTCCGCGCACGCTGCAACTCTCATTGACCGGGGTGCGCGATCTGTCGATCATCGCGACCCCGCCGGTGGACCGCCTGGCGATCCGCACCTATGTGTCGGAATTCGACGCGGTGACGCTGCGCGAGGCGTTGTTGCGCGAACGCTATCGCGGGGGGCAGAGCTTCTTCGTCGTGCCGCGCATCTCCGACCTGCCGGAAATCGAAGCCTTTCTGAAGGAGCAGGTGCCCGAGGTCAGCTATATCATCGCCAACGGGCAGTTGGCGGCGGGCGATCTGGATGAACGGATGAACGCGTTTTACGACGGCAAGTTCGACGTGCTTCTGGCCACGACCATCGTCGAATCCGGCTTGGACATTCCGACCGCCAACACGATGATCGTTTACCGCGCCGACATGTTCGGCCTGTCGCAGCTTTACCAGATTCGTGGCCGGGTGGGGCGGTCGAAGACCCGCGCCTATTGCTTCCTGACGACGAAGCCGCGCAGCCCGCTGACCCCGCAGGCCCAGAAACGGCTGAAACTTCTGGCCAGCCTCGACAGTCTGGGGGCGGGGTTCAACCTTGCCTCGCATGACATGGATCTGCGCGGGGCGGGCAACCTTCTGGGGGATGAGCAGTCGGGCCATATCAAGGAAGTGGGCTATGAACTTTATCAGAACATGCTGGAGGAGACGATCCGCAAGCTGCGTTCGGGGGAGATCGGTGGGCTGACCGACGCCGACGACCATTGGGCGCCGCAGATCAGCCTTGGCGTTCCGGTGCTGATCCCGGAAGACTACATCCCCGATCTGGATATCCGGCTTGGCCTCTATCGTCGCCTGTCCGCCCTGACCACCAAGGTGGAGATGGAGGGATTCGCCGCCGAACTGATCGACCGGTTCGGGCCGCTGCCGCGTGAGGTGAATACCCTGATGCTGGTGGTGCGGATCAAGGCGATGTGCAAGCGCGCGGGTATTTCACGTCTGGATGCGGGGCCGAAGGGGGCCACGATCCAGTTCCACAACGATCGGTTCGCCGATCCGGCGGGTCTGGTCGATTTCGTGCAGGCGCAGCCGGGGGCCAAGATCGTCGGCAACAAGATCGCCGTCGCCGTGGACTGGCCGACCGAGGCCGACCGCATTCGCGGGAGCTTCGGTCTGGCCAAGGCGCTGGCGGAAAAGGTGGTGAAACCGAAGCGTCACTGA
- the ribD gene encoding bifunctional diaminohydroxyphosphoribosylaminopyrimidine deaminase/5-amino-6-(5-phosphoribosylamino)uracil reductase RibD, which produces MAHAIGLARRGLGNVWPNPAVGCVIVREGRIVGRGWTQPGGRPHAEVRALEQAGPLAEGATAYVSLEPCAHFGKTPPCSAAIVRAGVSHVVSAAIDPDPRVAGRGHAMLRAAGITVTEHVMADQARALNKGFLKRIGQGLPMVTLKLATSLDGRIATAAGESRWITGAEARRAVHAIRLSHDAVMIGSGTALADDPELSVRDIGARHQPVRVVLDSTLRLDPGGRLGRSVRKGPVWMVHGDAAPQPARDAWIAAGAHLIQASGLRAALRALADRGITRVFSEGGATVAAALLREGLVDDLAMFTAGAVLGGDAVPAIAPLGWAHLADAPRPTLMDQRVIGGDTLTRWSF; this is translated from the coding sequence ATGGCGCATGCGATCGGATTGGCGCGGCGTGGTTTGGGCAATGTGTGGCCCAATCCGGCGGTCGGTTGCGTGATCGTCCGGGAGGGCCGGATCGTCGGCCGTGGCTGGACCCAACCCGGCGGCCGGCCCCATGCCGAGGTGCGGGCGCTGGAGCAGGCGGGCCCCTTGGCCGAAGGCGCAACGGCCTATGTCTCGTTGGAACCGTGTGCGCATTTCGGCAAGACGCCGCCCTGTTCCGCCGCCATCGTGCGGGCCGGTGTGTCCCATGTCGTAAGTGCGGCCATCGACCCCGATCCGCGTGTGGCCGGTCGCGGGCACGCCATGTTGCGCGCGGCGGGGATCACCGTCACCGAACATGTCATGGCCGATCAGGCGCGGGCGCTGAACAAGGGCTTTCTCAAGCGGATCGGGCAGGGTCTGCCGATGGTCACGCTGAAACTGGCCACCAGCCTGGATGGCCGCATCGCCACGGCAGCGGGCGAAAGCCGCTGGATCACGGGGGCGGAGGCACGGCGGGCCGTTCACGCGATACGCCTGTCCCATGACGCGGTCATGATCGGATCGGGCACCGCATTGGCCGACGACCCGGAGCTGAGTGTGCGGGACATCGGTGCCCGGCATCAGCCCGTCCGGGTGGTGCTCGACAGCACCCTGCGCCTTGATCCGGGCGGCCGGCTGGGGCGATCGGTCCGCAAGGGGCCCGTCTGGATGGTGCACGGCGATGCCGCCCCGCAACCGGCGCGGGATGCGTGGATTGCGGCGGGGGCGCATCTGATCCAGGCCTCGGGCCTGCGCGCCGCCTTGCGCGCGCTGGCCGATCGCGGGATCACGCGGGTGTTCAGCGAGGGGGGCGCGACCGTGGCCGCCGCCCTGTTGCGCGAGGGGTTGGTGGACGACCTTGCGATGTTCACCGCCGGTGCGGTTCTGGGCGGGGACGCCGTTCCCGCCATCGCCCCCCTGGGCTGGGCGCATCTGGCCGATGCCCCGCGCCCGACGCTGATGGATCAGCGTGTCATCGGCGGCGACACGCTGACCCGCTGGTCGTTCTGA
- a CDS encoding VOC family protein has product MYMKYLHTMVRVKDLDATMAFFRLLGLEEVRRMDSEKGRFSLIFMAPPGQPECPVELTYNWDGDEGLPSDSRHFGHLAYECDDIYALCQHLQDNGVTINRPPRDGHMAFVRSPDNVSIELLQKGDAKPAQEPWASMENTGHW; this is encoded by the coding sequence ATTTACATGAAATATCTGCACACGATGGTCCGCGTCAAAGACTTGGACGCGACAATGGCGTTCTTCCGTTTGCTGGGCTTGGAAGAGGTGCGTCGGATGGACAGCGAGAAGGGCCGTTTCTCGTTGATCTTCATGGCGCCCCCCGGCCAGCCGGAATGCCCGGTGGAACTGACCTACAACTGGGATGGCGACGAAGGCCTGCCCTCGGACAGCCGTCACTTCGGCCATCTGGCCTATGAATGCGACGACATCTATGCCCTGTGCCAGCATCTGCAGGACAATGGCGTGACGATCAACCGGCCGCCGCGCGACGGGCACATGGCCTTTGTGCGCAGCCCCGACAACGTATCGATAGAACTGCTGCAAAAGGGCGACGCAAAACCCGCGCAAGAGCCGTGGGCCTCGATGGAAAACACCGGTCACTGGTGA
- a CDS encoding thymidylate synthase gives MRHPEHQYLDLLDRVLSTGDERVDRTGVGTRSVFGAMARFDLSDGSVPLLTTKRVYWKTAVKEMLWFLSGGTNIQPLLKENVRIWTDWPLATYRRETGEDIAQEAFEARIISDDAFARRWGELGPVYGKQWRRWVGADGREHDQIADLIATLKTNPASRRMLFHAWNVAELSGMALPPCHMVYQYHVTTDGRLNSLCFQRSADLLLGVPFNWVGASALHLMIAQQAGLTPGEIVWFAGDVHLYLNHLDVAREQMGRTPRAVPKMRLASRARSIDDYRIEDFTVEGYDPHAAIKADVAV, from the coding sequence ATGCGCCACCCCGAGCATCAGTATCTTGACCTCCTTGACCGTGTCCTGTCCACGGGGGATGAGCGTGTGGATCGCACCGGCGTCGGGACGCGGTCGGTGTTCGGCGCAATGGCGCGGTTCGATCTGTCGGATGGGTCGGTTCCGCTTCTGACCACCAAACGCGTCTATTGGAAAACGGCGGTGAAGGAGATGCTGTGGTTCCTGAGCGGGGGCACGAATATCCAGCCGCTGTTGAAAGAGAACGTCCGCATCTGGACCGATTGGCCGCTTGCCACCTATCGCCGTGAAACGGGCGAGGATATCGCGCAAGAGGCGTTCGAGGCTCGCATCATTTCAGACGACGCGTTCGCCCGTCGTTGGGGGGAGTTGGGTCCGGTCTATGGCAAGCAATGGCGGCGATGGGTCGGCGCGGATGGGCGCGAGCATGACCAGATCGCCGATCTGATCGCCACGTTGAAGACCAACCCTGCCAGCCGCCGGATGCTGTTTCACGCCTGGAACGTGGCCGAGCTGTCGGGGATGGCGCTGCCGCCTTGTCACATGGTCTATCAGTATCACGTCACGACCGATGGGCGGCTGAATTCGCTGTGTTTCCAGCGTTCGGCGGACCTGTTGCTTGGGGTGCCGTTCAACTGGGTGGGCGCGTCGGCCCTGCATCTGATGATCGCCCAGCAGGCGGGGCTGACGCCCGGCGAAATCGTATGGTTCGCGGGGGATGTGCATCTCTATCTGAACCATCTGGATGTGGCGCGCGAACAGATGGGGCGCACGCCGCGCGCCGTCCCGAAGATGCGCCTTGCGTCGCGCGCGCGCAGCATCGACGATTACCGGATCGAGGATTTCACCGTGGAGGGTTATGACCCCCATGCCGCGATCAAGGCCGATGTGGCCGTGTGA
- a CDS encoding penicillin acylase family protein has product MIRIFRWLFRILTGLVLLGLIGLGIGYWFLSRSLPNYSEDFALVGLGGPVEIVRNSNDVPHIFGQTDADVFRALGFVHAQDRLWQMTLLRRTAQGRLSEIFGDRTLRTDAMMRRLDLYGLAQSSVAAQDERTRVALEAYAAGVNDWIDQINVGARGRGAPQFFLFSNAISPWQPADSLAILKLLALQMSSKTGDEVLRARMSLILPPERLRDILPDDPGAAVMALPRYSEIVPDVSPDYTPIKMADALSPFAMAPFGGASNAWAAAPTRSTADGSLLANDPHLPFSAPTIWYLARMELSTGGVIGGTIPGMPLILSGRSDSFGWGLTTAYVDDQDLFVEEVNPDRPDQYRTPEGWEPFRTERSIIRIKDAAPATVTLRWTENGPVLPASHYDVGSITPAGHVMSLRWTGLDPQDTSMTAAMGLMYAEGIDAAMAAGRDFVAPAQNLMLADADGIALQTVGAIPARNPAMQGQGRIPSPGWIAQNRWLGIAPYDTNPRERDPASGILGNTNNKTVDRPFPDHVSFDWGDTQRIQRWLTLMRARNVHTRDSFIEAQLDTVSTTMREVLPLVGADLWYVGADAPDGTPERLRQRALAMLAQWNGEMNEHMPEPLIAQAWLSALQDRLIRDDIGPMADQFSHVDATFLGRVYRNEGGAGVWCDLKQTSVEETCADAARIALDDALLWLSERYGANLESWRWGDAHQATHDDPVLGNLPGLRYLVNIRQSTSGGDDTLNRGVTKGFGRDPFQNVHGAGYRGVYDFADPDSSVFITSTGQSGHPLSQFYDDLGGLWRRGEYVPMSLDPDLARAAAVGITHLTPAP; this is encoded by the coding sequence ATGATCCGCATCTTCCGCTGGCTGTTCCGTATCCTGACGGGGCTTGTGCTGCTTGGCCTGATCGGGCTGGGAATCGGATACTGGTTCCTGTCACGCTCCTTGCCCAATTATTCCGAGGATTTCGCGCTGGTGGGCCTTGGCGGCCCGGTGGAAATCGTGCGCAACAGCAACGACGTGCCGCACATCTTCGGACAAACGGATGCCGACGTGTTCCGCGCCTTGGGCTTTGTCCACGCGCAGGACCGTTTGTGGCAGATGACCCTGCTGCGACGCACGGCCCAAGGGCGGCTGTCTGAGATTTTTGGCGATCGGACGTTGCGCACCGATGCAATGATGCGGCGGCTGGACCTGTATGGTCTGGCCCAAAGCTCGGTCGCGGCGCAGGACGAACGGACGCGCGTCGCGCTGGAGGCTTATGCCGCCGGGGTGAACGATTGGATCGACCAGATCAACGTGGGCGCGCGGGGTCGGGGGGCGCCGCAGTTCTTCCTGTTCTCGAACGCCATTTCGCCTTGGCAACCGGCGGACAGCCTGGCCATCCTCAAGCTTCTGGCATTGCAGATGTCGTCCAAGACCGGCGATGAGGTGCTGCGCGCCCGCATGTCGCTGATCCTGCCACCGGAACGTCTGCGCGACATTCTGCCCGACGATCCGGGGGCGGCCGTCATGGCCCTGCCCCGATATTCCGAAATCGTGCCGGACGTGTCGCCGGATTACACGCCGATCAAAATGGCCGACGCGCTGTCGCCCTTCGCCATGGCCCCGTTCGGCGGTGCGTCGAACGCGTGGGCCGCGGCACCCACCCGGTCCACCGCCGATGGATCCCTGCTGGCCAATGACCCGCATCTGCCCTTTTCCGCACCCACCATCTGGTATCTGGCGCGGATGGAGCTTTCGACCGGGGGCGTGATCGGCGGAACCATTCCGGGCATGCCGTTGATCCTGTCGGGGCGGTCGGACAGCTTCGGCTGGGGGCTGACCACCGCCTATGTCGACGATCAGGACCTGTTCGTCGAGGAGGTGAACCCCGATCGGCCCGACCAATATCGGACGCCCGAGGGCTGGGAACCCTTCCGCACCGAACGTTCCATCATCCGCATCAAGGATGCCGCGCCGGCCACCGTCACCCTGCGCTGGACCGAGAATGGCCCCGTCCTGCCCGCCAGCCATTACGATGTGGGCAGCATCACCCCCGCCGGGCATGTCATGTCCCTGCGCTGGACCGGGCTGGACCCGCAGGACACCTCGATGACCGCCGCCATGGGCCTGATGTATGCCGAAGGGATCGACGCCGCGATGGCCGCAGGGCGCGACTTCGTGGCCCCGGCGCAGAACCTGATGCTGGCCGATGCGGACGGCATCGCCCTGCAGACCGTGGGCGCCATTCCCGCCCGCAACCCGGCGATGCAAGGTCAGGGGCGCATCCCCTCGCCCGGATGGATCGCCCAGAACCGCTGGCTGGGGATCGCCCCCTATGACACCAACCCGCGCGAGCGTGATCCCGCCTCGGGCATCCTTGGCAACACCAACAACAAGACGGTGGACCGCCCCTTTCCGGACCATGTCAGCTTCGATTGGGGCGACACGCAACGCATCCAGCGCTGGCTGACCCTGATGCGGGCGCGCAACGTCCACACGCGCGACAGCTTCATCGAGGCGCAGCTGGACACCGTCAGCACCACCATGCGCGAGGTGTTGCCGCTGGTCGGGGCCGATCTGTGGTATGTCGGCGCCGACGCGCCCGACGGCACGCCCGAACGCCTGCGCCAGCGGGCGCTTGCCATGCTCGCCCAGTGGAATGGCGAGATGAACGAGCATATGCCGGAACCGCTGATCGCGCAGGCCTGGCTGTCGGCCTTGCAGGATCGGTTGATCCGCGACGATATCGGCCCGATGGCGGATCAGTTCAGTCATGTGGACGCGACGTTCCTTGGCCGCGTGTATCGCAACGAAGGCGGTGCCGGGGTGTGGTGCGACCTGAAGCAGACAAGCGTAGAGGAAACCTGCGCCGATGCCGCCCGGATCGCGCTGGACGACGCACTTTTGTGGCTGTCCGAGCGCTATGGTGCCAATCTGGAAAGCTGGCGGTGGGGCGACGCGCATCAGGCCACGCATGACGATCCCGTCCTTGGGAACTTGCCGGGGCTGCGGTATCTGGTGAACATCCGGCAATCGACCTCGGGTGGGGACGATACGCTGAACCGGGGGGTGACGAAGGGCTTCGGGCGCGACCCGTTCCAGAACGTGCATGGCGCGGGGTATCGCGGCGTCTATGACTTCGCCGACCCCGACAGTTCGGTCTTCATCACGTCAACCGGGCAATCGGGCCATCCGCTGTCGCAATTCTATGACGATCTGGGCGGGTTGTGGCGGCGGGGGGAGTATGTGCCGATGTCACTGGACCCGGATCTTGCCCGGGCCGCGGCGGTGGGGATCACCCACCTGACACCTGCCCCCTAG
- the hemB gene encoding porphobilinogen synthase, which produces MHLTPASYPATRFRRNRRTDALRRLTQETAFGVNDLIWPVFIQDDAGSSDIASMPGVQRHSTEALLPRVEEAARLGVPAVCLFPYTAPSARTETCEMAWHPDNLVNRTIRAIKDAVPEMAVMTDIALDPFNIHGQDGLMRDGIVLNDETVDALVKMALSQAEAGADILGPSDMMDGRIGRMRMALEAEGHHGTSIMSYSAKYASVFYGPFRDAVGASAVLKGDKKTYQMNPGNTDEALRLVARDLTEGADSVMVKPGMPYLDVCRRVKDEFGVPTFAYQVSGEYAMLKGAMAQGWLDPTKGMAESLLAFKRAGCDGVLTYFAPEMARHLRDVNGTA; this is translated from the coding sequence ATGCACCTGACACCGGCCTCCTACCCCGCGACCCGCTTTCGCCGCAACCGCCGGACCGACGCCCTACGCCGTCTGACGCAGGAAACCGCGTTCGGCGTGAATGACCTGATCTGGCCCGTGTTCATTCAGGACGACGCCGGCAGCAGCGACATCGCATCCATGCCCGGCGTGCAGCGCCATTCAACCGAGGCGCTGTTGCCGCGGGTGGAGGAGGCGGCACGGCTGGGCGTTCCGGCGGTGTGTCTTTTTCCCTACACCGCCCCCTCGGCCCGGACCGAAACCTGCGAGATGGCATGGCACCCCGACAATCTGGTGAACCGGACGATCCGCGCGATCAAGGACGCCGTGCCGGAGATGGCGGTGATGACGGACATCGCGCTTGATCCGTTCAACATCCATGGGCAGGACGGGCTGATGCGCGACGGGATCGTGCTGAACGACGAAACCGTGGACGCGCTGGTCAAGATGGCCCTGTCGCAGGCCGAGGCGGGGGCGGACATTCTTGGCCCGTCCGACATGATGGACGGGCGGATCGGACGGATGCGCATGGCGCTGGAGGCGGAGGGGCATCACGGCACCTCCATCATGTCCTATTCGGCAAAATACGCCTCGGTCTTTTACGGCCCGTTCCGGGATGCGGTGGGGGCCAGCGCGGTTCTGAAGGGCGACAAGAAGACCTATCAGATGAACCCCGGCAACACGGATGAGGCGCTTCGCCTTGTCGCCCGCGACCTGACCGAGGGGGCCGACAGCGTGATGGTCAAGCCGGGGATGCCCTATCTTGACGTGTGCCGCCGCGTGAAGGACGAATTCGGCGTGCCCACCTTCGCCTATCAGGTGTCGGGGGAATACGCGATGCTGAAGGGGGCGATGGCGCAGGGCTGGCTGGATCCGACGAAGGGCATGGCCGAAAGCCTTCTGGCTTTCAAGCGGGCGGGTTGCGATGGCGTCCTGACCTATTTTGCGCCGGAAATGGCCCGTCACCTGCGGGATGTGAACGGCACCGCGTGA
- a CDS encoding YSC84-related protein: MGMMDRRALLAGFGATLGVAACANGVGSNGGSMIDARVDVARDYLFQQFPGTRDLAARSAGVLYMPLITEAGLGIGGAYGRGALRINDATVDYYSAAKASVGFQIGAQQYAHALFFMTPMALADFRSSAGWVAGADLRYATPDQGGSIGKDTTEIDPVVALVYGQSGLIAGATVAGTKYTRIIP, translated from the coding sequence ATGGGCATGATGGACCGGCGCGCACTTCTAGCTGGATTCGGGGCAACGCTTGGCGTGGCGGCCTGCGCGAACGGCGTGGGCAGCAATGGCGGGTCGATGATCGACGCGCGGGTGGACGTGGCACGGGACTACCTGTTCCAGCAGTTTCCAGGCACGCGCGATCTGGCGGCACGTTCGGCTGGCGTCCTCTACATGCCGCTGATCACCGAGGCGGGGCTTGGTATCGGCGGCGCCTATGGCCGTGGGGCGCTGCGGATCAACGACGCGACGGTGGATTACTATTCCGCGGCCAAGGCCTCGGTCGGGTTCCAGATCGGCGCGCAGCAATACGCCCATGCCCTGTTCTTCATGACGCCGATGGCGCTGGCAGATTTCCGGTCCTCGGCCGGTTGGGTGGCGGGGGCGGACCTGCGCTATGCCACACCGGACCAGGGCGGCAGCATCGGCAAGGACACGACCGAGATCGACCCCGTGGTGGCGCTGGTCTATGGCCAGTCGGGCCTGATCGCGGGGGCGACGGTGGCGGGCACGAAATACACGCGGATCATTCCCTGA